The Pongo pygmaeus isolate AG05252 chromosome 7, NHGRI_mPonPyg2-v2.0_pri, whole genome shotgun sequence DNA segment TGGATCATCACTCTAAGGACACCACCCTCATGCACCAAATATTTGGAGGGTACTGGAGATCTCAAATCAAGTGTCTCCACtgccagggcatttcagacacctttgacccttacctggacatcgccctggatatccaggcagctcagagtgtgaagcaagctttggaacagttggtgaagcccgaagaactcaatggagagaatgcctatcattgtggtctttgtctccagaaggcgccggcctccaagacgttaactttgcacacttctgccaaggtcctcatccttgtattgaagagattctcccatgtcacaggcaacaaacttgccaagagtgtgcaatatcctgagtgccttgacatgcagccatacgtgtctcagcagaacgcaggacctcttgtctatgtcctctatgctgtgctggtccacgccgggtggagctgtcacaacggacattacttctcttatgtcaaagctcaagaaggccagtggtataaaatggatgatgccgaggtcactgcctctggcatcacttctgtcctgagtcaacaggcctatgtcctcttttacatccagaagagtgaatgggaaagacacagtgagagtgtgtcaagaggcagggaagcaagagcccttggcgctgaagacacagacaggcgAGCAACGCAAGGAGAGCTCAAGAGAGACCCCTGCCTCCAGGTACCCGAGTTGGACGAGCACTTGGTGGAAACGGCCACTCAGGAAAGCACCTTAGACCACTGGAAATTcctccaagagcaaaacaaaaccaagcctgaCTTCAACGTCAGAAAAGTCGAAGGTACCCTGCCTCCCAACGTACTTGTGATTCATCAATCGAAATACAAGTGTGGGATGAAAAACCACCATCCTGAACAGCAAAGCTCCCTGCTAAACCTCTCCTCAACGAACCCGACAGATCACGAGTCCATGAACACTGGCACACTCGCTTCTCTGCAAGGGAGGACCAGGAGatccaaagggaagaacaaacacaGCAAGAGGGCTCTGCTTCTGTGCCAGTGAGCTCAGTGGATGTGCCGACCCACACATAGGGgtgcgcaaacacacacacacacacacacacccacaagcacgcacgcaaacacacacacacccacacaaacacgaacactgccaatcctaagtaaagtaatgaggagcccaagTTTCTGTCTGTACAACACGGACAACGCAGACAACCTCTGGAGggactgtctgtgtgtttgtgttcacggtagatgacattcagtgtgtatttctgaatatgacctgttgacgtgtaggtttgcgtgtgaggttattgcaggggactgggttgactattttctcccggggtgtgtttcactcgtcagttgttggtcggcatgagaaggtgaaattttgttaatgtgggacATCCGTGGATCCTTCTCGCCACCTTGAgtcgtggaaactggaatgcatttgGAAGATAGGAACGGTGCTCTTCTTTCTTACCCTGACTCGCCGTTTTTACACTGGTTTTTGAATGGACCTCAGGCGCCCTAGGACTTGTGCACTTGGTGGAACCCACAGAACGCCGGAAACAGACAGACCGACTTGCCTGTTTCACGGTGTCCAATTCCAATGAGTTGAAACGGAAAATTTTCCCACTGGCATGTAAGTCATTTGGAAGTAAGTCGTATTGGTAGTCAAGGAAATCACACACAGGAGTGTGTGTCTTCAACGAAACTAAATTCAGAAAGCCCTGAAATCAATCTCATTTGGTGTGTTTACAGACGGCATCTGGGGAGATTCCGGGTCATTCGTCCAGCTGCGAAAGGTGCATCTCTGAAGCCCAGTCCCTGTCCTGCAATCAGACTTATTTATCCGACGTGgtgtttcagtggaaatgattgtgggaaatgaccacttccttttctgtatttgctgattAGGTTTCATGGTCCCTGTCTCGTTAGGTGCAGTGATCAGAATTGACCAACCCCTGAGGAAGGTTGTCCAGTGCACAACCCAGGGCTCGGTAGAACCGCAGAATCTTGGGTGCAACCCTGCTCAAGCACCCAAATGTGCACACGAACAGGGTTTCTGTGTGACGTGTGTGAAAACTACAGTGTGATGCGAATGACTCGCAGACAGTTTATCCATTGGGCTCCCCTCAAAATCAGTTATGAGCATGAAAGGACACCGATGCCCAGGTCCCGGCTCCAGGAATAAGACCCTCCAGGGTCTAGTGTGAAGCCACGGCATCTGGATTGCTCAGGCTTCTGGGGATCATTCTCCTGAGAATGGtggctcctttctccctgtggagcatctttcaaaacagtgctcctttcttcccccaggacactcgacatcaggcgcaggaagccttctgattgagcacacctggcccatgaaaagacaagggaaagaaacggggccgaaggtcacagtcctctcattccaccatccttctttaaatcatcctaatttcatgggccctgaggccagggctgtttctttacacctcgaggccttggcgccgggactcaattctgccctgttgcttactgtctgagacattttgggaaaatccctagagccaggatctccattcctggtaagccagagagcctgaagacacacccaaattctgaccctcttagctcagggaacatgtccaccttcgtcagcattaaaatttttgcaccaGATGTGCTAACTGCAATTCCACCATACAATGCCTAACTGGGAATGGAGGCAATATCTCAGATCCTGAACAATTGATGCGAGAATCCGTGAGACACACGGCTTATTTGGGCCTTTTGCCACTGAAACAAGGGCCAGTATTAACAACGTTATACAATCCTCTGATTCACTCCCTGCTTTTCAATCTCTGCGatgctttcttcttgagacagggcctcactcccgtcacccgggcttttctacggtgtaattttccttgtttgcttttgtcaaattgggaactttttatttcatctctatcaaatgttgatccattatcacatacgtatgaaaatattaccacccatactgtgagatatgttgcttttattttcatcatttctttcataaaccaaaggttttagttgggataccttctgatatctcaagacttttgtttcatgttttcttaaactgccgTCGGACGTCTGAAACCGCTGACTGTAGCATGTcatgactatttctcttttctggtaaaCCTCAATTTGGAGAATGTCATCAATTAGTCTCTCGGTGATTGCGTGATTTCACGAAAGTCTTTCACATTCTGCTTTGTGCACTGAGTATCTCTTCAAACTTCAGTGCATGTTTCTACCACTTGATGCTTTATTATATGGGAATCTAACTTTcacaagagcatttcaggcaaagacttgtcttgttccccactggcaggcaatttcactcggatacacaatcaataggctgagcatggaaaGGTTATCGCTGGAAGGTCTGTTTGATTCCAcggatctctcctttcttattgaggaaaaaaaaatacgctgtgctaattactgtacttcattgactattctccagtcagaaagcgcacttccgacttcttgtccttcaatcgctgaagggatgatggtatctgccaaaagcacacacttgaaagtacattccagcacaaacacacacacacacacacacacacacacacaaacacggacacacacacacaagcgcgcacacacacacggcttcataggtaaagatttcttccctgacattgttttacctaaaataaggCAAGTGTGTGGCCACTGTCCCAACCCGCTTACACTCGTATTCTACGTGCCTATCAGCCTGAGGAGTAATTGGATTCAGGTGTTCTGGAAAGCATGATGTGGGCTGTGTCTGTTGAATTCCCAGCAACGCAAGGGGACACACCCTGTGACTCCTTCCTTAATTGAGTGCTGATATTTGATTGGTTTATCGCGcacctgatgggtgggtggggtgttcgcggttggtgggggtgaggtatataagggctgatgcggccagacagctcctcatttgaacaccctctcggaagagatagcgtctttctgcaacccgcggtcccagcagaaaaaccttgtgatccttgttccaggcgacatggaggacgactcactctgcttgggaggggagtggcagttgaaccgcttttcaaaactcacatgttctgggccaggtgcagcttttgctgaaatccagcggacttctctccctgagaagtcaccactctcatctgagacccgtgtcgacctctgtgatgatttggctcctgtggcaagacagcttgctcccagggagcagcttcctctgagtagcaggagacccgctgcggtgggggctgggctccagaatatgggaaatacctgctacgtgaatgcttccctgcagtgcctgacatacacacCGCCCCTTGCCAACTACATGCTGTCCCGGGAGCACTCTCAAACTTGTCATGGTCACAAGGGCTGCATGCTCTGTACTATGCAAGCTCACATCACACGGGCCCTCCACCGTCCTGGCCATGTCATCCAGCCCTCACGGGCATTGGCTGCTGGCTTCCATAGAGGCAAGCAGGAAGACGCCCATGAATTTCTGATGTTCACTGTGGATGCCATGAAAAAGGCATGCCTTCCCGGGCACAAGCTGGTGGATCATCACTCTAAGGACACCACCCTCATGCACCAAATATTTGGAGGGTACTGGAGATCTCAAATCAAGTGTCTCCACtgccagggcatttcagacacctttgacccttacctggacatcgccctggatatccaggcagctcagagtgtgaagcaagctttggaacagttggtgaagcccgaagaactcaatggagagaatgcctatcattgtggtctttgtctccagaaggcgccggcctccaagacgttaactttgcacacttctgccaaggtcctcatccttgtattgaagagattctcccatgtcacaggcaacaaacttgccaagagtgtgcaatatcctgagtgccttgacatgcagccatacgtgtctcagcagaacgcaggacctcttgtctatgtcctctatgctgtgctggtccacgccgggtggagctgtcacaacggacattacttctcttatgtcaaagctcaagaaggccagtggtataaaatggatgatgccgaggtcactgcctctggcatcacttctgtcctgagtcaacaggcctatgtcctcttttacatccagaagagtgaatgggaaagacacagtgagagtgtgtcaagaggcagggaagcaagagcccttggcgctgaagacacagacaggcgAGCAACGCAAGGAGAGCTCAAGAGAGACCCCTGCCTCCAGGTACCCGAGTTGGACGAGCACTTGGTGGAAACGGCCACTCAGGAAAGCACCTTAGACCACTGGAAATTcctccaagagcaaaacaaaaccaagcctgaCTTCAACGTCAGAAAAGTCGAAGGTACCCTGCCTCCCAACGTACTTGTGATTCATCAATCGAAATACAAGTGTGGGATGAAAAACCACCATCCTGAACAGCAAAGCTCCCTGCTAAACCTCTCCTCAACGAACCCGACAGATCACGAGTCCATGAACACTGGCACACTCGCTTCTCTGCAAGGGAGGACCAGGAGatccaaagggaagaacaaacacaGCAAGAGGGCTCTGCTTCTGTGCCAGTGAGCTCAGTGGATGTGCCGACCCACACATAGGGgtgcgcaaacacacacacacacacacacccccacaagcacgcacgcaaacacacacacacccacacaaacacgaacactgccaatcctaagtaaagtaatgaggagcccaagTTTCTGTCTGTACAACACGGACAACGCAGACAACCTCTGGAGggactgtctgtgtgtttgtgttcacggtagatgacattcagtgtgtatttctgaatatgacctgttgacgtgtaggtttgcgtgtgaggttattgcaggggactgggttgactattttctcccggggtgtgtttcactcgtcagttgttggtcggcatgagaaggtgaaattttgttaatgtgggacATCCGTGGATCCTTCTCGCCACCTTGAgtcgtggaaactggaatgcatttgGAAGATAGGAACGGTGCTCTTCTTTCTTACCCTGACTCGCCGTTTTTACACTGGTTTTTGAATGGACCTCAGGCGCCCTAGGACTTCTGCACTTGGTGGAACCCACAGAACGCCGGAAACAGACAGACCGACTTGCCTGTTTCACGGTGTCCAATTCCAATGAGTTGAAACGGAAAATTTTCCCACTGGCATGTAAGTCATTTGGAAGTAAGTCGTATTGGTAGTCAAGGAAATCACACACAGGAGTGTGTGTCTTCAacgaaaataaattcagaaagccctgaaatcaatctcatttggtgtgtttacagacggcatctggggagattccgggtcattcgtccagctgcgaaaggtgcatctctgaagcccagtccctgtcctgcaatcagacttatttatccgacgtggtgtttcagtggaaatgattgtgggaaatgaccacttccttttctgtatttgctgattAGGTTTCATGGTCCCTGTCTCGTTAGGTGCAGTGATCAGAATTGACCAACCCCTGAGGAAGGTTGTCCAGTGCACAACCCAGGGCTCGGTAGAACCGCAGAATCTTGGGTGCAACCCTGCTCAAGCACCCAAATGTGCACACGAACAGGGTTTCTGTGTGACGTGTGTGAAAACTACAGTGTGATGCGAATGACTCGCAGACAGTTTATCCATTGGGCTCCCCTCAAAATCAGTTATGAGCATGAAAGGACACCGATGCCCAGGTCCCGGCTCCAGGAATAAGACCCTCCAGGGTCTAGTGTGAAGCCACGGCATCTGGATTGCTCAGGCTTCTGGGGATCATTCTCCTGAGAATGGtggctcctttctccctgtggagcatctttcaaaacagtgctcctttcttcccccaggacactcgacatcaggcgcaggaagccttctgattgagcacacctggcccatgaaaagacaagggaaagaaacggggccgaaggtcacagtcctctcattccaccatccttctttaaatcatcctaatttcatgggccctgaggccagggctgtttctttacacctcgaggccttggcgccgggactcaattctgccctgttgcttactgtctgagacattttgggaaaatccctagagccaggatctccattcctggtaagccagagagcctgaagacacacccaaattctgaccctcttagctcagggaacatgtccaccttcgtcagcattaaaatttttgcaccaGATGTGCTAACTGCAATTCCACCATACAATGCCTAACTGGGAATGGAGGCAATATCTCAGATCCTGAACAATTGATGCGAGAATCCGTGAGACACACGGCTTATTTGGGCCTTTTGCCACTGAAACAAGGGCCAGTATTAACAACGTTATACAATCCTCTGATTCACTCCCTGCTTTTCAATCTCTGCGatgctttcttcttgagacagggcctcactcccgtcacccgggcttttctacggtgtaattttccttgtttgcttttgtcaaattgggaactttttatttcatctctatcaaatgttgatccattatcacatacgtatgaaaatattaccacccatactgtgagatatgttgcttttattttcatcatttctttcataaaccaaaggttttagttgggataccttctgatatctcaagacttttgtttcatgttttcttaaactgccgTCGGACGTCTGAAACCGCTGACTGTAGCATGTcatgactatttctcttttctggtaaaCCTCAATTTGGAGAATGTCATCAATTAGTCTCTCGGTGATTGCGTGATTTCACGAAAGTCTTTCACATTCTGCTTTGTGCACTGAGTATCTCTTCAAACTTCAGTGCATGTTTCTACCACTTGATGCTTTATTATATGGGAATCTAACTTTcacaagagcatttcaggcaaagacttgtcttgttccccactggcaggcaatttcactcggatacacaatcaataggctgagcatggaaaGGTTATCGCTGGAAGGTCTGTTTGATTCCAcggatctctcctttcttattgaggaaaaaaaaatacgctgtgctaattactgtacttcattgactattctccagtcagaaagcgcacttccgacttcttgtccttcaatcgctgaagggatgatggtatctgccaaaagcacacacttgaaagtacatcccagcacaaacacacacacacacacacacacacacaaacacggacacacacacacaagcgcgcacacacacacggcttcataggtaaagatttcttccctgacattgttttacctaaaataaggCAAGTGTGTGGCCACTGTCCCAACCCGGTTACACTCGTATTCTACGTGCCTATCAGCCTGAGGAGTAATTGGATTCAGGTGTTCTGGAAAGCATGATGTGGGCTGTGTCTGTTGAATTCCCAGCAACGCAAGGGGACACACCCTGTGACTCCTTCCTTAATTGAGTGCTGATATTTGATTGGTTTATCGCGcacctgatgggtgggtggggtgttcgcggttggtgggggtgaggtatataagggctgatgcggccagacagctcctcatttgaacaccctctcggaagagatagcgtctttctgcaacccgcggtcccagcagaaaaaccttgtgatccttgttccaggcgacatggaggacgactcactctgcttgggaggggagtggcagttgaaccgcttttcaaaactcacatgttctgggccaggtgcagcttttgctgaaatccagcggacttctctccctgagaagtcaccactctcatctgagacccgtgtcgacctctgtgatgatttggctcctgtggcaagacagcttgctcccagggagcagcttcctctgagtagcaggagacccgctgcggtgggggctgggctccagaatatgggaaatacctgctacgtgaatgcttccctgcagtgcctgacatacacacCGCCCCTTGCCAACTACATGCTGTCCCGGGAGCACTCTCAAACTTGTCATGGTCACAAGGGCTGCATGCTCTGTACTATGCAAGCTCACATCACACGGGCCCTCCACCGTCCTGGCCATGTCATCCAGCCCTCACGGGCATTGGCTGCTGGCTTCCATAGAGGCAAGCCGGAAGACGCCCATGAATTTCTGATGTTCACTGTGGATGCCATGAAAAAGGCATGCCTTCCCGGGCACAAGCTGATAGATCATCACTCTAAGGACACCAACCTCATGCACCAAATATTTGGAGGGTACTGGAGATCTCAAATCAAGTGTCTCCACtgccagggcatttcagacacctttgacccttacctggacatcgccctggatatccaggcagctcAGAGTGTGAAGCAAGCTTTGGAACAGTTGGTGAAGCCCGAAGAACTCAATGGAGAGAATGCCTATCATTGTGGCCTTTGTCTCCAGAAGGCGCCGGCCTCCAAGACGTTAACTTTGCACACTTCTGCCAAGGTCCTCATCCTtgtattgaagagattctcccatgTCACAGGCAACAAACTGGCCAAGAGTGTGCAATATCCTGAGTGCCTTGACATGCAGCCATACGTGTCTCAGCAGAACGCAGGACCTCTTGTCTATGTCCTCTATGCTGTGCTGGTCCACGCCGGGTGGAGCTGTCACAACGGACATTACTTCTCTTATGTCAAAGCTCAAGAAGGCCAGTGGTATAAAATGGATGATGCCGAGGTCACTGCCTCTGGCATCACTTCTGTCCTGAGTCAACAGGCCTATGTCCTCTTTTACATCCAGGAGAGTGAATgggaaagacacagtgagagtgtgtcaagaggcagggaagcaagagcccttggcgctgaagacacagacaggcgAGCAACGCAAGGAGAGCTCAAGAGAGACCCCTGCCTCCAGGTACCCGAGTTGGACGAGCACTTGGTGGAAACGGCCACTCAGGAAAGCACCTTAGACCACTGGAAATTcctccaagagcaaaacaaaaccaagcctgaCTTCAACGTCAGAAAAGTCGAAGGTACCCTGCCTCCCAACGTACTTGAGATTCATCAATCGAAATACAAGTGTGGGATGAAAAACCACCATCCTGAACAGCAAAGCTCCCTGCTGAACCTCTCCTCAACGAACCCGACAGATCACGAGTCCATGAACACTGGCACACTCGCTTCTCTGCAAGGGAGGACCAGGAGATCCAAAGGGAAGAACAAGCACAGAAAGAGGGCTCTGCTTCTGTGCCAGTGAGCTCAGTGGATGTGCCGACCCACACATAGGGGTGcgcaaactcacacacacacacacccacaagcacgcacgcaaacacacacacacccacacaaacacgaaCACGGCCAATCCTTagtaaagtaatgaggagcccaagTTTCTGTCTGTACAACACGGACAACGCAGACAACCTCTGGAGggactgtctgtgtgtttgtgttcacggtagatgacattcagtgtgtatttctgaatatgacctgttgacgtgtaggtttgcgtgtgaggttattgcaggggactgggttgactattttctcccggggtgtgtttcactcgtcagttgttggtcggcatgagaaggtgaaattttgttaatgtgggacATCCGTGGATCCTTCTCGCCACCTTGAgtcgtggaaactggaatgcatttgGAAGATAGGAACGGTGCTCTTCTTTCTTACCCTGACTCGCCGTTTTTACACTGGTTTTTGAATGGACCTCAGGCGCCCTAGGACTTGTGCACTTGGTGGAACCCACAGAACGCCGGAAACAGACAGACCGACTTGCCTGTTTCACGGTGTCCAATTCCAATGAGTTGAAACGGAAAATTTTCCCACTGGCATGTAAGTCATTTGGAAGTAAGTCGTATTGGTAGTCAAGGAAATCACACACAGGAGTGTGTGTCTTCAACGAAACTAAATTCCGAAAGCCCTGAAATCAATCTCATTTGGTGTGTTTACAGACGGCATCTGGGGAGATTCCGGGTCATTCGTCCAGCTGCGAAAGGTGCATCTCTGAAGCCCAGTCCCTGTCCTGCAATCAGACTTATTTATCCGACGTGgtgtttcagtggaaatgattgtgggaaatgaccacttccttttctgtatttgctgattAGGTTTCATGGTCCCTGTCTCGTTAGGTGCAGTGATCAGAATTGACCAACCCCTGAGGAAGGTTGTCCAGTG contains these protein-coding regions:
- the LOC134740087 gene encoding ubiquitin carboxyl-terminal hydrolase 17-like protein 22 — protein: MEDDSLCLGGEWQLNRFSKLTCSGPGAAFAEIQRTSLPEKSPLSSETRVDLCDDLAPVARQLAPREQLPLSSRRPAAVGAGLQNMGNTCYVNASLQCLTYTPPLANYMLSREHSQTCHGHKGCMLCTMQAHITRALHRPGHVIQPSRALAAGFHRGKQEDAHEFLMFTVDAMKKACLPGHKLVDHHSKDTTLMHQIFGGYWRSQIKCLHCQGISDTFDPYLDIALDIQAAQSVKQALEQLVKPEELNGENAYHCGLCLQKAPASKTLTLHTSAKVLILVLKRFSHVTGNKLAKSVQYPECLDMQPYVSQQNAGPLVYVLYAVLVHAGWSCHNGHYFSYVKAQEGQWYKMDDAEVTASGITSVLSQQAYVLFYIQKSEWERHSESVSRGREARALGAEDTDRRATQGELKRDPCLQVPELDEHLVETATQESTLDHWKFLQEQNKTKPDFNVRKVEGTLPPNVLVIHQSKYKCGMKNHHPEQQSSLLNLSSTNPTDHESMNTGTLASLQGRTRRSKGKNKHSKRALLLCQ
- the LOC129043224 gene encoding ubiquitin carboxyl-terminal hydrolase 17-like protein 22, coding for MEDDSLCLGGEWQLNRFSKLTCSGPGAAFAEIQRTSLPEKSPLSSETRVDLCDDLAPVARQLAPREQLPLSSRRPAAVGAGLQNMGNTCYVNASLQCLTYTPPLANYMLSREHSQTCHGHKGCMLCTMQAHITRALHRPGHVIQPSRALAAGFHRGKQEDAHEFLMFTVDAMKKACLPGHKLVDHHSKDTTLMHQIFGGYWRSQIKCLHCQGISDTFDPYLDIALDIQAAQSVKQALEQLVKPEELNGENAYHCGLCLQKAPASKTLTLHTSAKVLILVLKRFSHVTGNKLAKSVQYPECLDMQPYVSQQNAGPLVYVLYAVLVHAGWSCHNGHYFSYVKAQEGQWYKMDDAEVTASGITSVLSQQAYVLFYIQKSEWERHSESVSRGREARALGAEDTDRRATQGELKRDPCLQVPELDEHLVETATQESTLDHWKFLQEQNKTKPDFNVRKVEGTLPPNVLVIHQSKYKCGMKNHHPEQQSSLLNLSSTNPTDHESMNTGTLASLQGRTRRSKGKNKHSKRALLLCQ